Proteins encoded in a region of the Vitis riparia cultivar Riparia Gloire de Montpellier isolate 1030 chromosome 7, EGFV_Vit.rip_1.0, whole genome shotgun sequence genome:
- the LOC117917722 gene encoding malate dehydrogenase, cytoplasmic — protein sequence MAKEPVRVLVTGAAGQIGYALVPMIARGVMLGADQPVILHMLDIPPAAEALNGVKMELVDAAFPLLKGVVATTDVVEACTGVNIAVMVGGFPRKEGMERKDVMSKNVSIYKSQASALENHAAANCKVLVVANPANTNALILKEFAPSIPEKNISCLTRLDHNRALGQVSERLNVQVSDVKNVIIWGNHSSTQYPDVNHATVKTPAGEKPVRGLVGDDAWLNGEFITTVQQRGAAIIKARKLSSALSAASAACDHIRDWVLGTPEGTWVSMGVYSDGSYNVPAGLIYSFPVTCCAGEWKIVQGLHIDEFSRKKLDLTAQELSEEKELAYSCLS from the exons ATGGCCAAAGAACCAGTTCGCGTTCTCGTTACTGGAGCCGCAG GACAAATTGGGTATGCACTTGTCCCCATGATTGCTAGGGGAGTGATGTTGGGTGCTGATCAGCCTGTGATTCTGCACATGCTCGATATCCCTCCTGCTGCAGAGGCCTTAAATGGGGTCAAAATGGAATTGGTGGATGCTGCTTTTCCACTTCTTAAag gtGTTGTTGCTACAACTGATGTTGTTGAGGCATGCACTGGAGTCAATATTGCTGTCATGGTTGGTGGCTTCCCAAGGAAAGAAGGAATGGAAAGGAAAGATGTGATGTCCAAAAATGTTTCCATCTACAAGTCTCAGGCCTCTGCACTTGAAAATCATGCAGCTGCAAATTGCAAG GTTTTGGTTGTTGCTAACCCAGCAAATACAAATGCCTTGATCCTGAAGGAATTTGCACCATCAATTCCTGAGAAAAACATTAGTTGTTTGACAAGACTGGACCATAACAGGGCACTAGGTCAGGTCTCTGAAAGGCTGAATGTTCAAGTATCCGATGTTAAGAATGTTATCATATGGGGAAATCACTCTTCAACTCAGTATCCCGATGTCAACCATGCTACTGTCAAAACCCCAGCTGGTGAGAAACCTGTGCGGGGGCTTGTGGGTGATGATGCATG GTTGAATGGGGAATTTATCACCACTGTCCAACAACGTGGTGCTGCAATTATCAAAGCACGAAAGCTCTCGAGTGCTTTATCTGCTGCAAGTGCTGCATGTGACCACATCCGTGATTGGGTGCTTGGAACTCCAGAG GGAACTTGGGTGTCCATGGGTGTGTACTCTGATGGTTCATACAATGTTCCAGCAGGGCTTATCTATTCCTTCCCTGTAACCTGCTGTGCTGGTGAATGGAAGATTGTACAAG GACTTCACATTGATGAGTTCTCGAGGAAGAAGTTGGACTTGACCGCACAGGAGCTTAGTGAGGAAAAGGAGCTGGCATATTCGTGCCTTTCTTGA
- the LOC117919459 gene encoding transcription factor MYB14, translating into MGRAPCCEKMGLKKGPWTPEEDQILVNYIHLYGHGNWRALPKQAGLLRCGKSCRLRWTNYLRPDIKRGNFTSEEEETIIELHERLGNRWSAIAAKLPGRTDNEIKNVWHTHLKKRLKHNHATPPPKRHSLDASQVGKQQNPINSATNSRSESLGYGPVLSPQQSFSDISSAATTTTTTTTATMSDITTPCIKVDSPEDFPEMDENFWSEVLSSNKSGAAGDLPGAASGPQLQFPFSPRAVIGSSPYGTYDMDMEFWYNIFTRSGELHELSEI; encoded by the exons atggggaGAGCTCCTTGTTGTGAGAAGATGGGGTTGAAGAAAGGTCCATGGACTCCCGAAGAAGATCAGATTTTGGTCAATTACATCCACCTTTATGGCCATGGAAACTGGAGGGCACTTCCCAAACAAGCTG GCTTATTGAGGTGTGGAAAGAGTTGCAGACTTCGATGGACGAATTATCTGAGGCCGGATATCAAACGGGGAAACTTCAccagtgaagaagaagaaactatCATCGAGTTACATGAAAGGCTGGGCAATAG ATGGTCAGCGATAGCAGCGAAACTACCGGGGAGGACAGACAATGAGATAAAAAATGTGTGGCACACCCACTTGAAGAAGAGGCTCAAGCACAACCACGCCACGCCACCCCCTAAAAGACACTCTCTTGATGCGTCCCAAGTCGGAAAACAACAAAACCCCATTAATTCTGCAACCAATTCGAGATCGGAGAGCCTTGGGTATGGACCAGTACTGTCCCCACAGCAGTCCTTTAGCGATATCTCCTCAGCCGCCACCACCACGACCACCACGACCACCGCCACCATGTCCGACATTACTACACCCTGCATTAAGGTCGATTCACCGGAGGATTTCCCAGAAATGGACGAGAATTTCTGGTCGGAAGTACTGTCATCCAACAAATCCGGCGCGGCGGGTGATTTGCCAGGGGCGGCCAGTGGTCCACAGCTTCAGTTTCCATTCTCTCCGCGTGCTGTCATTGGCAGTAGTCCATATGGCACGTATGACATGGACATGGAATTTTGGTACAATATTTTCACAAGGTCTGGGGAGTTGCATGAATTATCAGAAATATGA